The following proteins are co-located in the Rattus norvegicus strain BN/NHsdMcwi chromosome X, GRCr8, whole genome shotgun sequence genome:
- the Saxol1 gene encoding stabilizer of axonemal microtubules 1, giving the protein MALMNRKCICDLCSCGKHHCPHLPTKIYEKTEKPCFFSEYTEKYPTYLSYVPRESFKPKLEYQKVNIPMEGLSTTKRDFGTFNIVPVKHHLPEKATPIQDEMDFLTTYNQHYNYCPANRVNPIKPRDNKHQCNDKMECVPTYKADYLPWNQQKRSSIRPPQSYRPASCRFDHRTTHQDDYPIKNPVDTVSYKPPHGPKLCNIPLESMTSYKSSYVAHPMEKRCVYEGEKYKPSEVPFDSLTTHKDSYRGLIGEPAKTWKPAPNHPGLDIPFPSNTEFREKFQPWPTPKIVPKESIAYIPPEGKMDLLTTVQADYKCPNGVPAQSCRPVIHLKKSDRFESSTTNREDFKHWANIRREPVKPNHQLKFSDEPMEYMTTNRAHYVPHAPANTKSCKPTWSGPRVNIPLEGQTTYSTSFTPKEIQRCPASYPEPPGYIFDEVDAVGHRLYRPASGATSQESNHLGFGDA; this is encoded by the coding sequence ATGGCTCTCATGAATAGGAAGTGCATTTGTGACCTTTGCTCTTGTGGCAAGCATCACTGCCCACATCTCCCTACCAAGATTTATGAGaagacagagaaaccatgtttcttCTCCGAATACACCGAGAAGTATCCTACCTATCTTTCTTATGTGCCCCGAGAGTCCTTCAAACCCAAGTTGGAGTACCAGAAAGTAAATATACCAATGGAAGGCCTGTCCACAACGAAGAGAGACTTTGGAACCTTCAACATAGTACCAGTGAAACACCATCTTCCTGAGAAGGCCACTCCAATCCAAGACGAAATGGATTTCCTCACAACGTATAATCAACACTACAACTACTGCCCTGCCAATCGAGTGAACCCCATCAAACCTCGAGACAACAAACATCAATGTAATGACAAAATGGAGTGTGTGCCTACGTACAAAGCTGATTATTTGCCCTGGAACCAACAAAAGAGATCTTCGATTCGTCCACCACAATCATACCGTCCTGCGTCCTGTAGGTTTGATCATAGAACCACACACCAGGACGATTATCCCATAAAAAATCCTGTGGATACTGTGAGTTACAAACCTCCACATGGGCCCAAGCTGTGCAACATCCCCTTGGAGAGTATGACAAGTTACAAATCGAGCTATGTGGCCCATCCCATGGAGAAGCGGTGTGTGTATGAGGGAGAGAAGTATAAACCAAGTGAAGTCCCTTTTGATAGCCTTACCACCCACAAAGATTCCTACAGGGGTTTGATCGGGGAGCCTGCCAAGACCTGGAAACCTGCCCCAAATCACCCTGGGCTGGATATACCTTTTCCATCCAACACTGAATTCCGAGAAAAATTCCAACCTTGGCCAACACCCAAGATTGTCCCCAAAGAGTCCATTGCCTACATCCCTCCTGAAGGGAAGATGGATCTTCTAACAACTGTGCAAGCAGACTACAAGTGCCCCAATGGTGTTCCTGCTCAGTCCTGCCGGCCAGTCATCCATTTGAAGAAGAGTGACCGATTTGAAAGCTCTACGACCAACAGAGAGGATTTTAAACACTGGGCCAACATCCGAAGAGAGCCAGTCAAACCTAATCACCAGCTGAAATTCTCTGATGAACCTATGGAATACATGACCACCAATCGTGCCCACTATGTGCCTCATGCACCAGCCAATACCAAAAGCTGCAAGCCAACCTGGTCTGGCCCTCGTGTAAACATCCCTTTAGAAGGCCAGACCACCTACTCTACCAGTTTTACTCCTAAGGAAATTCAAAGGTGCCCAGCTTCATACCCTGAACCCCCTGGCTACATCTTTGATGAGGTGGATGCTGTAGGGCACAGGCTGTACAGGCCGGCTTCCGGAGCAACTTCTCAAGAGAGCAACCATCTTGGCTTTGGTGATGCATAA